Proteins from one Pseudarthrobacter sp. BIM B-2242 genomic window:
- a CDS encoding penicillin-binding protein 2, which translates to MNQAIRNSWVAAIALFALLFGALSYVQVVGADDLKANAWNNRAILQDYCNDRGAIIVGGDPVAESVEATEQCGFQRTYPQPELYAGLTGFFSQNHGATGLEQAMREQLAGSSDQQFLDRVGQLFLGSQPKGASVELTIDPALQKLAYDLIPDGQRGSIVVTNPKTGAILAMASKPSYDPNLIAVQDPAAETANINELLQVPGINLYQNVSGPTGEMLAPGSVFKLVTTAAALSSGKYNKDSELPNPAQMPFPGIAYTLPNYAGGNCYTRDTAGFAFALQQSCNTPFASIALDIGRDAIAEQAAKFGFGEDMGDQLKLAYAKGSGFPEELDGPGLAQSVIGQKDVRTTPLQVAMMTAAIANNGVQMSPSLVKTLRSPDLRVIDEPKPEALRTSTTPEIAKQITEWMTSAVSQGIAGAAGVPGVQVAGKTGTAELGNGLNNSWFTGFAPANNPQVGVTIVMEGVDITTGAQLTSPNAKKIFEAVLNK; encoded by the coding sequence GTGAACCAGGCCATCAGGAACTCATGGGTTGCGGCCATCGCGCTCTTCGCCCTGCTCTTCGGTGCACTGAGCTATGTCCAGGTGGTTGGCGCCGACGATCTCAAAGCCAACGCCTGGAACAACCGCGCCATCCTGCAGGACTACTGCAACGATCGCGGGGCCATCATTGTGGGCGGGGACCCCGTGGCCGAATCCGTTGAGGCTACGGAACAGTGCGGGTTCCAGCGGACCTACCCGCAGCCCGAGCTGTATGCGGGCCTGACCGGTTTCTTCTCGCAGAACCACGGTGCCACCGGTCTGGAGCAGGCCATGCGCGAACAGCTCGCTGGCAGCTCGGACCAGCAGTTCCTGGACCGTGTCGGACAGCTCTTCCTGGGCAGCCAGCCAAAGGGTGCATCGGTGGAACTCACCATCGACCCTGCGCTCCAGAAGCTGGCATATGACCTGATTCCGGACGGCCAGCGCGGATCCATCGTGGTTACCAATCCCAAGACCGGCGCCATCCTGGCCATGGCTTCCAAGCCCTCATATGACCCTAATCTCATCGCCGTCCAGGACCCCGCCGCCGAGACCGCCAACATCAATGAGCTGCTCCAGGTTCCCGGGATCAACCTGTACCAGAACGTCAGCGGACCCACGGGAGAGATGCTCGCCCCGGGTTCTGTGTTCAAGCTGGTGACCACCGCCGCGGCCCTGAGCTCCGGGAAGTACAACAAGGACAGCGAGCTGCCCAACCCAGCGCAAATGCCCTTCCCCGGAATCGCCTACACGCTGCCCAACTACGCCGGCGGCAACTGCTACACCCGGGACACCGCCGGCTTTGCCTTCGCCCTGCAGCAGTCCTGTAATACCCCGTTCGCCAGCATCGCCCTCGACATCGGCCGGGATGCCATCGCTGAACAGGCGGCGAAGTTCGGGTTCGGCGAGGACATGGGCGACCAGCTCAAGCTGGCCTATGCAAAGGGCAGCGGTTTCCCGGAAGAACTGGACGGACCGGGCCTGGCCCAGTCCGTGATCGGCCAGAAGGATGTGCGCACCACGCCGCTTCAGGTGGCCATGATGACCGCGGCCATTGCGAACAACGGCGTCCAGATGAGCCCCAGCCTGGTCAAGACCCTGCGGTCCCCGGATTTGCGCGTTATCGATGAGCCCAAGCCTGAAGCGCTGCGGACGTCAACCACACCGGAAATTGCCAAGCAGATCACTGAGTGGATGACGAGCGCGGTGAGCCAGGGGATCGCCGGCGCCGCGGGTGTCCCCGGGGTCCAGGTGGCCGGCAAGACCGGAACCGCCGAATTGGGCAACGGCCTGAACAACTCCTGGTTCACGGGGTTTGCCCCGGCGAACAACCCGCAGGTGGGTGTCACCATCGTCATGGAGGGCGTAGACATCACCACCGGCGCACAGCTAACCAGTCCGAACGCGAAGAAGATTTTTGAGGCGGTGTTGAATAAGTGA
- a CDS encoding protein kinase, translated as MRPTTGITLGGRFQLTTRIAIGGMGEVWKAKDLVLGRIVAIKVLKEEYTGDPGFLQRFRAEARHTALLNHVGIANVFDYGEEEGSAYLVMELVPGQPLSSIIEHEQVLSPDRTLSMMAQTARALSVAHAQGLVHRDIKPGNLLITPEGRVKVTDFGIARLADQVPLTQTGQVMGTAQYLAPEQATGQTATGASDIYSLGVIGYECLTGHRPFSGESQIAIALAQVNDAPPPLPESLPKPVRALLMSMLAKDPKNRPANAIKLAEAAEAIRNGDISAAHAAVPGMLLFEAATGPITAPVDIATAPTGVIGPKDSNTTSTSALPVLGAAAGGAAAGAAAAGAAGAAADGPATSAMTSTGRTLSRADAVAAERSWIQEEDTYDDEPADEPERRGRSPWTWPLIALILLVLFALVGFFLTQQGIFSPAQNAATTSASTSPPATSASPTRTSQSATATPTQTSVAPTQTTATVNIIPEAYLGKNFQTVQSELSAMDLDVTVQSQVDPNSVPNTVIALSRSGRVEVGSPITITYAVAPPAPEPTQTTVEPQPTSTQSAPATAGLPTCSPGAEPVQPPTCAP; from the coding sequence GTGAGGCCAACAACAGGAATCACCCTCGGCGGCAGATTCCAGCTGACCACACGGATTGCGATTGGCGGGATGGGCGAGGTCTGGAAGGCCAAAGACCTGGTCCTGGGCCGCATCGTCGCCATCAAGGTGTTGAAGGAGGAGTACACCGGCGATCCCGGGTTCCTCCAGCGCTTCCGTGCCGAGGCACGCCACACCGCACTGCTGAACCACGTGGGCATCGCCAACGTCTTCGACTACGGCGAGGAAGAAGGCTCGGCCTACCTGGTCATGGAACTGGTCCCGGGCCAGCCGCTGAGCAGCATCATCGAGCACGAACAGGTGCTGTCCCCGGACCGCACCCTGTCCATGATGGCCCAGACCGCCCGCGCCCTCTCCGTGGCCCACGCCCAGGGCCTGGTGCACCGCGACATCAAGCCCGGCAACCTCCTCATCACGCCGGAGGGCCGGGTGAAGGTGACCGACTTCGGCATTGCCCGCCTGGCCGACCAGGTGCCGCTGACGCAGACAGGCCAGGTGATGGGCACTGCCCAGTACCTCGCTCCGGAGCAGGCCACCGGCCAGACAGCCACCGGCGCCTCGGACATCTACTCGCTCGGCGTGATCGGTTACGAGTGCCTCACCGGGCACCGGCCGTTCTCCGGCGAGTCCCAGATCGCCATCGCGCTGGCCCAGGTCAACGATGCCCCGCCGCCGCTGCCGGAGTCCCTGCCCAAGCCGGTCCGCGCGCTCCTGATGTCCATGCTGGCAAAGGATCCCAAGAACCGTCCGGCCAATGCGATCAAGCTGGCTGAAGCCGCCGAAGCCATCCGCAACGGTGACATCAGCGCCGCACATGCCGCGGTCCCGGGCATGCTGCTGTTCGAAGCGGCCACCGGCCCCATCACGGCACCGGTGGACATTGCCACGGCTCCCACGGGCGTCATCGGGCCGAAGGACAGCAACACGACGTCGACGTCCGCGCTGCCGGTGCTCGGCGCCGCTGCCGGGGGTGCTGCCGCCGGTGCCGCCGCAGCGGGGGCAGCCGGTGCGGCAGCTGACGGCCCGGCGACCAGCGCCATGACCAGTACCGGACGCACGCTGTCGCGGGCTGACGCGGTGGCCGCGGAGCGCAGCTGGATCCAGGAAGAGGATACGTACGACGACGAGCCCGCCGATGAGCCCGAACGCCGCGGCCGCAGTCCCTGGACCTGGCCGCTGATTGCGCTGATCCTGCTTGTGCTGTTTGCGCTGGTGGGGTTCTTCCTGACCCAGCAGGGGATTTTCTCCCCGGCCCAGAACGCAGCCACCACCTCCGCGTCGACCAGCCCGCCGGCGACGAGTGCCAGCCCCACCCGGACCTCACAATCCGCTACGGCTACGCCAACGCAGACCAGTGTTGCGCCCACCCAGACAACCGCAACGGTGAATATTATTCCCGAGGCATATCTTGGAAAGAACTTCCAGACGGTGCAGTCGGAGCTTTCCGCCATGGACCTGGACGTAACCGTCCAGTCGCAGGTGGACCCCAACTCCGTACCGAATACGGTCATCGCCCTGTCGCGGTCGGGACGGGTGGAAGTGGGTTCCCCGATCACAATCACGTACGCCGTCGCGCCCCCGGCCCCCGAACCGACGCAGACCACTGTGGAGCCCCAGCCCACCTCGACCCAGTCAGCGCCGGCAACGGCCGGGCTGCCTACCTGTAGCCCTGGCGCAGAGCCGGTACAGCCCCCTACCTGCGCACCGTAG
- a CDS encoding TetR/AcrR family transcriptional regulator: MLGTLPAERPAMPESPADPPLTRNRETAPKSGPERRRAGRPPAAILDLAGITTAALRLVSRNGYAGLTMAALARSLNVAPSALYNHVASKRDVLLLVEDHLTALVDVTAFAAEPWESAVRKWAWSYRAVFAEHTPLIPVIAVLPVTDAPQTLAMYETVSAGFRAAGFPEERIVSAIVALESFIFGSAFDVTAPADIFDSGTMAESTPSFTGAVRSLAAQGYENPADVAFSLGLEALIAGFGALRQ; the protein is encoded by the coding sequence ATGCTGGGGACACTGCCCGCAGAAAGGCCAGCAATGCCGGAGTCCCCTGCCGATCCACCCCTCACCCGGAATCGCGAAACCGCACCGAAATCCGGTCCGGAACGGCGCCGCGCGGGTCGGCCGCCTGCCGCCATCCTGGACCTGGCGGGAATCACCACTGCGGCGCTGCGGCTCGTCAGCAGGAACGGCTACGCCGGACTCACCATGGCCGCGCTGGCCCGCTCACTGAACGTGGCGCCGTCGGCCCTGTACAACCATGTGGCATCCAAGCGGGACGTGCTCCTGCTCGTCGAAGACCATTTGACTGCCCTGGTGGATGTGACGGCCTTCGCCGCGGAACCCTGGGAGTCCGCGGTGCGGAAGTGGGCCTGGAGTTACCGGGCTGTCTTCGCGGAGCACACTCCCCTGATCCCTGTCATCGCGGTGCTTCCCGTCACTGACGCGCCCCAGACGCTTGCCATGTACGAGACCGTCAGTGCCGGCTTCCGGGCGGCCGGTTTTCCGGAGGAGCGGATTGTGTCCGCCATCGTTGCCCTGGAATCGTTCATCTTCGGCTCGGCCTTCGACGTCACCGCCCCGGCGGACATTTTCGATTCCGGCACCATGGCCGAATCTACGCCGAGCTTCACGGGGGCAGTCCGGAGCCTGGCCGCCCAGGGATACGAGAACCCTGCAGACGTGGCGTTCAGCCTGGGGCTCGAGGCCCTGATTGCGGGCTTCGGCGCTTTGCGGCAGTAA
- a CDS encoding FtsW/RodA/SpoVE family cell cycle protein has product MSQLNTMPKPRRNVELLLLLLALAVGIGANMLVGVDQEKAFDSDFWFQSSLLAVAAIVFHLVLRVRAKYADPVILPIVVALNGIGLAMIHRLDAPGDDTGNNQLRWTVIAMAVAIGVIWFLKDHRILRRFTYISLAVSAFLLILPLVPGISAGEILGARVWIRVGPMTFQPGEIAKITLAIFFAGYLSSNRDLILLAGRKIGPLQFPRFKDMGPMITAWLVSIGVLIFQRDLGSSVLFFGLFIVMIYVATSRISWVVIGVALILGGGFVASRVFSHVGLRIDGWLNAFTAEVYDRSPGGSHQIVQGLFGMANGGLVGTGLGQGRPNLVPFANSDMIIASLGEELGLIGLFAVVMMYLLLFTRGFRAALGTRDAFGKLLACGLSFAVALQCFVVIGGVTRLIPLTGLTTPFLAAGGSSLLANWIIVGLLLMISHTARGPVDTTPMPPGAGTENEATKTQTEAVKPL; this is encoded by the coding sequence ATGAGCCAGCTGAACACCATGCCCAAACCGCGGCGCAATGTGGAGCTGCTGCTGCTCCTGCTGGCCCTTGCTGTCGGCATCGGCGCGAACATGCTGGTGGGTGTGGACCAGGAGAAGGCCTTCGACTCGGACTTCTGGTTCCAGTCCAGCCTCCTGGCGGTCGCCGCGATCGTCTTCCACCTGGTTCTGCGCGTCAGGGCGAAATATGCAGATCCGGTAATACTTCCAATTGTCGTTGCCCTGAACGGCATCGGCCTGGCAATGATTCATCGCCTCGATGCCCCCGGCGACGACACCGGCAACAACCAGCTGCGCTGGACCGTTATTGCCATGGCCGTTGCGATCGGCGTGATCTGGTTCCTCAAGGACCACCGGATCCTCCGCCGTTTCACCTACATTTCGCTGGCTGTGAGCGCCTTCCTGCTGATCCTTCCCCTGGTCCCCGGCATCTCCGCCGGCGAAATCCTCGGCGCCCGGGTCTGGATCAGGGTGGGACCCATGACCTTCCAGCCCGGCGAAATTGCCAAGATCACGCTGGCCATATTCTTTGCCGGGTATCTCTCGTCAAACCGTGACCTGATACTGCTGGCCGGCCGCAAGATCGGCCCGCTGCAGTTCCCCCGGTTCAAGGACATGGGCCCCATGATCACCGCCTGGCTGGTCAGCATCGGTGTGCTGATCTTCCAGCGTGACCTCGGGTCCTCCGTCCTCTTCTTCGGCCTGTTCATTGTGATGATCTACGTGGCCACCAGCCGCATCAGCTGGGTGGTGATCGGCGTCGCGCTGATCCTGGGCGGAGGCTTTGTTGCCTCGCGGGTCTTCTCGCACGTCGGCCTCCGCATTGACGGCTGGCTTAATGCCTTCACCGCCGAGGTCTACGACCGTTCCCCCGGCGGCAGCCACCAAATCGTGCAGGGGCTCTTTGGCATGGCCAACGGCGGACTGGTGGGGACCGGACTGGGCCAGGGCAGGCCCAACCTTGTCCCCTTCGCCAACAGCGACATGATCATCGCCTCCCTCGGTGAGGAACTGGGCCTGATCGGGCTCTTCGCCGTGGTGATGATGTACCTGCTGCTGTTCACGCGCGGCTTCCGGGCCGCGCTGGGCACCCGTGATGCGTTCGGAAAACTCCTCGCCTGCGGCCTGTCCTTCGCCGTGGCCCTGCAGTGTTTTGTGGTCATCGGCGGTGTGACCCGGCTGATCCCGCTGACCGGGCTGACAACCCCGTTCCTCGCAGCCGGCGGTTCCTCACTGCTGGCCAACTGGATCATCGTGGGCCTGCTGCTCATGATTTCCCACACGGCCCGGGGCCCGGTTGACACGACGCCCATGCCGCCGGGGGCCGGGACTGAAAACGAAGCAACCAAGACACAAACCGAGGCGGTGAAACCCCTGTGA
- a CDS encoding DUF3662 and FHA domain-containing protein, which produces MGLLDKVERGIEKAVRGVFSTGSRAQVEPVEIASRLRRELDHKSLTVAAGRTLAPNVFDVQLSENDFTRAQEWGTPLAEELCDVVINHVRSQGYTLQGPVRISFRRAEELRAGDFEIASSTEKSSGGSGSPAPRPNMPAAPTRPPVRLQPVLDIDGQRYSLNAPSIVLGRSSEADILVDDTGVSRRHLEIRTASGVTSAVDLGSTNGSYVNGHKVAGSTELTDGSTITMGRTKIIFRLLPANPGGRA; this is translated from the coding sequence ATGGGATTGCTGGACAAGGTCGAGCGCGGCATCGAAAAGGCCGTCCGCGGTGTCTTCTCCACCGGCTCACGGGCCCAGGTGGAACCGGTGGAGATCGCCAGCCGCCTCCGCCGGGAATTGGACCACAAGTCACTCACGGTTGCGGCCGGCCGCACGCTGGCACCGAACGTGTTCGACGTCCAACTCAGTGAGAACGACTTCACCCGGGCGCAGGAGTGGGGCACACCGCTGGCTGAAGAGCTGTGCGACGTTGTCATCAACCACGTCCGCAGCCAGGGCTACACCCTGCAGGGTCCGGTCCGGATTTCTTTCCGCCGCGCCGAGGAACTCCGTGCTGGCGATTTCGAAATTGCCTCGTCCACGGAGAAGTCCTCCGGCGGTTCGGGCTCACCCGCGCCCCGGCCCAACATGCCGGCCGCACCAACCCGCCCGCCGGTCCGGCTGCAGCCCGTCCTGGACATCGACGGCCAGAGGTACTCCCTCAATGCCCCGTCCATCGTCCTGGGCCGTTCCTCGGAAGCCGACATCCTGGTTGACGACACCGGCGTGTCCCGCCGCCACCTGGAGATCCGCACAGCCAGCGGCGTCACCAGTGCTGTTGATCTGGGCTCCACCAACGGCAGCTACGTTAACGGCCACAAAGTAGCGGGCAGCACCGAACTGACCGACGGCTCCACCATCACGATGGGACGGACAAAGATCATCTTCCGCCTGCTTCCCGCCAACCCTGGTGGCCGCGCATGA
- a CDS encoding PP2C family serine/threonine-protein phosphatase → MAAETPADEARPVQRPLIMRYSARSDVGRIRAKNDDSAYVGRHLAVVADGMGGHAGGDVASAATVLDMLHLDHGDYHGDALTVLADEIQTANSLLSELVHINPKLAGMGTTVTSLLLAEGKLHFAHIGDSRAYRLRDGEFEQVSVDHTFVQRLIDEGRLRPEEAETHPHKNVLMRVLGDVDASPELDLDTLDVKPGERWLLCSDGLNYVAGHVVERTVRETKDLRECVETLVDLTLEAGSPDNVTVIMLEIVEETHDDVSTAAVDVIPPGLPAAAATPDGAGETAKKKAADEEAATAETTPATNPDGQPAATEPSASTDPHLGEHLSAEVLRQELASRPHELVGAAATAAESGSIPTIAGRTVARRAATVLTHKAEPADTEADEILEPAKPRRWVTWTIAASVLLVLTVGLWLGYAWTQTRYYIGEFDSRVAIYNGVSQRLGPIQLSTLEAVTEIRMDSLPQFSQQRVRQTVPARDLYDAQRIVKNLEGTGTIAPSNECLTASPSPTAAATTPPADGASPAAPAPSPAASDPAAAPAPAATPSPTVTCEVGQ, encoded by the coding sequence ATGGCCGCCGAAACCCCCGCAGACGAGGCCCGGCCCGTTCAGCGGCCCCTCATCATGCGCTATTCAGCGCGATCCGATGTGGGCCGCATCCGGGCCAAGAACGACGACTCCGCCTATGTGGGCCGTCATCTGGCAGTGGTAGCGGACGGCATGGGCGGACACGCAGGCGGCGATGTGGCCTCGGCCGCCACCGTCCTGGACATGCTTCACCTGGACCACGGGGACTACCACGGTGACGCCCTCACGGTCCTGGCCGATGAAATCCAGACGGCAAACTCGCTGCTGTCCGAACTGGTCCACATCAATCCCAAACTTGCCGGCATGGGCACCACTGTCACGTCCCTTCTTCTTGCCGAGGGCAAACTGCACTTCGCCCATATCGGCGACTCCCGGGCCTACCGTCTCCGCGACGGTGAGTTCGAACAGGTCAGCGTGGACCACACCTTCGTGCAGCGCCTCATCGACGAAGGCCGGCTCCGGCCCGAGGAAGCCGAGACCCATCCGCACAAGAACGTCCTGATGCGCGTCCTGGGCGACGTCGATGCCAGCCCCGAACTGGATCTGGACACGCTGGACGTCAAGCCGGGTGAACGGTGGCTGCTCTGCTCTGACGGACTCAACTACGTGGCCGGGCACGTGGTGGAACGCACCGTCCGGGAAACAAAGGACCTGCGCGAGTGCGTGGAAACCCTGGTTGACCTCACTCTCGAAGCCGGTTCACCGGACAACGTCACCGTGATCATGCTGGAAATCGTGGAGGAAACGCACGACGACGTCAGTACCGCCGCCGTCGACGTCATTCCTCCCGGCCTGCCCGCCGCTGCCGCCACACCTGATGGGGCTGGCGAAACGGCGAAGAAAAAGGCCGCGGACGAAGAGGCGGCCACGGCTGAAACCACGCCGGCAACCAACCCGGACGGCCAGCCGGCGGCTACCGAACCGTCCGCCTCCACCGATCCCCATCTGGGCGAGCACCTGTCGGCCGAGGTCTTGCGCCAGGAGCTGGCCTCACGGCCCCATGAACTTGTCGGAGCTGCGGCCACTGCGGCGGAATCCGGGTCCATTCCCACCATTGCCGGCCGTACCGTAGCCAGGCGTGCCGCCACCGTCCTCACGCACAAGGCGGAGCCCGCCGACACCGAAGCGGACGAGATCCTGGAGCCGGCCAAACCGCGCCGCTGGGTCACCTGGACCATCGCCGCCTCCGTGCTCCTGGTCCTGACCGTGGGCCTCTGGCTTGGCTATGCCTGGACCCAGACCCGTTACTACATCGGGGAATTCGATTCGCGCGTGGCAATCTACAACGGGGTTTCGCAGCGGCTTGGCCCCATCCAGCTCTCTACCCTCGAGGCCGTGACAGAAATCCGGATGGACTCCTTGCCCCAGTTCTCCCAGCAGCGGGTCCGGCAGACGGTGCCGGCGCGGGACCTCTACGATGCCCAGCGGATCGTGAAGAACCTCGAAGGCACCGGCACCATTGCCCCGTCCAACGAATGCCTCACCGCGTCCCCGTCGCCCACCGCTGCTGCGACCACTCCGCCGGCTGATGGCGCGAGTCCCGCCGCACCCGCGCCGTCGCCGGCTGCGTCTGACCCGGCTGCCGCGCCGGCCCCTGCCGCAACACCCAGCCCGACCGTCACCTGCGAGGTGGGCCAATGA
- a CDS encoding FHA domain-containing protein: protein MSELTITALRFGFLILLWVLIFSIVSAMRRDLMVGRKAAAGTPTARQVRKNPELAEAPPQPLKQQAHQLVVTEGPLKGTTVPLAASPILLGRAQEATLVLEDDYASGRHARLFPQGSRWFIEDLGSTNGTYLADQQLTRALPVELGVPVRIGKTVIELRP from the coding sequence ATGAGCGAACTGACCATCACCGCCCTGCGGTTTGGTTTCCTGATCCTGCTCTGGGTCCTCATTTTCAGTATCGTGTCGGCCATGCGCCGCGACCTGATGGTAGGCCGGAAAGCGGCCGCCGGGACGCCCACCGCGAGGCAGGTCCGCAAAAACCCTGAGCTGGCCGAGGCTCCCCCGCAGCCGCTCAAGCAGCAGGCCCACCAGCTGGTGGTCACCGAAGGCCCGCTGAAAGGCACCACAGTTCCGCTCGCCGCCAGCCCCATCCTGTTGGGCCGGGCCCAGGAAGCAACCTTGGTCCTCGAAGACGACTACGCCTCGGGCCGCCACGCACGGCTGTTCCCGCAAGGCAGCCGCTGGTTCATCGAGGACCTCGGCTCCACCAACGGCACCTATCTGGCCGACCAGCAACTTACCCGGGCCCTGCCCGTTGAGCTTGGCGTACCCGTGAGAATCGGCAAGACGGTCATCGAATTGAGGCCATAG
- the pknB gene encoding Stk1 family PASTA domain-containing Ser/Thr kinase, whose protein sequence is MNDSPRTPLHREDSLPVDNQRVLSGRYELGALIGRGGMADVHSGLDTRLGRTVAIKLLRPDMARDPQFQARFKREAQSVAALNHPSIVAIYDTGEHLVQDGSEHNVRVPYIVMEFVEGKTLRDLIRAKEVSIDRAIEFCLGVLAALEYSHKAGIVHRDIKPANVMYCEGSNSVKVMDFGIARAMADSSATMTQTQAVVGTAQYLSPEQARGETVDARSDLYSAACLLYEMLTARPPFVGDSPVSVAYQHVREIPQPASSLNPEVSPALDSVLAKALQKNRDDRFQDAAAFRRALRAARAGVAVPALPATEAPTDPNDHVPTPDSPATEAFGLSAAGHFDDTPTGRYNLADMHNEGTSVLAQSSAPLEVQEADVLPLGFPPERERTARQKSRRRTWIATLVVLTLLVLAGGGLWLFQIMNQPPPPPPKVEVPVVASLTESAALQRLWEANLRPKTERLTHETVPKGSAIGTDPAAGASLDPNAEVILNISEGPSALKIPENLPGQTEAAARDILRQTGLVGAPSTTEANSATVPRGRVITTSPSPGQMVAPGSTVEIVVSTGKVAMPELRGRTRAEAETALQDLGLVPNVQEVENSQVEPGRVTDQSEPGNVAVDQGTTVNVVVAKAPPPPPTPTPTPTPTPTRTGDRDRD, encoded by the coding sequence GTGAACGATTCGCCCCGCACCCCGCTCCACCGGGAGGACAGCCTCCCGGTGGATAATCAGCGTGTCCTCAGCGGCCGCTACGAACTCGGCGCCCTGATCGGCCGCGGGGGGATGGCGGACGTCCACAGCGGACTGGACACCCGCCTTGGCCGGACAGTGGCCATCAAGCTGCTCCGCCCGGATATGGCCAGGGATCCGCAGTTCCAGGCCCGGTTCAAGCGCGAAGCCCAGTCCGTGGCGGCGCTGAACCATCCGTCCATTGTGGCCATCTATGACACGGGCGAACATCTGGTCCAGGACGGCTCCGAGCACAATGTCCGCGTGCCTTACATTGTGATGGAGTTCGTGGAGGGCAAGACTCTCCGTGACCTCATCCGGGCCAAGGAAGTGAGCATCGACCGGGCCATCGAGTTCTGCCTCGGTGTCCTCGCGGCCCTTGAGTACAGCCACAAAGCGGGCATCGTCCACCGGGACATCAAACCGGCCAACGTGATGTATTGCGAGGGATCCAACTCGGTCAAGGTCATGGACTTCGGGATCGCCCGGGCCATGGCGGATTCCTCGGCCACCATGACCCAGACCCAGGCAGTGGTGGGAACCGCCCAATACTTGTCGCCGGAACAGGCCCGGGGCGAAACCGTGGACGCGCGCAGCGACCTCTACTCGGCGGCCTGCCTGCTCTACGAAATGCTCACCGCACGCCCGCCGTTCGTCGGCGACAGCCCGGTATCGGTGGCCTACCAGCATGTCCGCGAGATCCCCCAGCCGGCCAGCAGCCTGAACCCCGAGGTGTCCCCGGCGCTGGACAGCGTCCTGGCCAAGGCGCTGCAGAAGAACCGCGACGACCGCTTCCAGGATGCCGCGGCGTTCCGTCGTGCGCTGCGGGCGGCCCGGGCAGGCGTCGCGGTTCCCGCTCTTCCCGCCACCGAGGCACCCACGGATCCCAACGACCACGTCCCCACACCCGATTCACCCGCCACCGAGGCATTCGGCCTCAGCGCAGCCGGCCACTTTGATGACACACCCACGGGCCGGTACAACCTCGCGGACATGCACAACGAGGGCACAAGCGTCCTTGCGCAGTCGTCAGCACCGCTGGAAGTGCAGGAAGCGGACGTACTGCCCCTCGGCTTCCCGCCCGAACGTGAGCGGACTGCACGGCAGAAGTCCCGGCGTCGTACGTGGATTGCCACCCTGGTGGTTCTGACGCTGCTGGTCCTCGCGGGCGGTGGCCTGTGGCTGTTTCAGATCATGAACCAGCCCCCGCCCCCGCCGCCCAAAGTGGAGGTGCCCGTGGTTGCCTCCCTCACGGAATCGGCGGCCTTGCAGCGATTGTGGGAGGCCAACCTCCGCCCCAAGACAGAACGCCTGACCCATGAGACGGTGCCCAAGGGGTCCGCCATCGGAACCGATCCGGCGGCGGGCGCATCCCTGGATCCCAATGCCGAAGTGATCCTGAACATCTCCGAAGGTCCAAGCGCCCTGAAGATCCCCGAAAACCTTCCCGGCCAGACGGAGGCGGCGGCCCGCGATATCCTGCGCCAGACCGGGCTGGTCGGCGCCCCGTCCACCACCGAGGCCAACAGCGCCACGGTTCCCCGCGGCCGGGTGATCACCACCAGCCCGTCGCCTGGCCAGATGGTGGCTCCGGGCAGCACGGTGGAGATTGTTGTTTCCACTGGCAAGGTCGCTATGCCGGAGCTTCGTGGCCGCACCCGTGCAGAGGCTGAAACAGCGCTTCAGGACCTGGGACTGGTACCCAACGTGCAGGAAGTTGAGAACTCGCAGGTGGAACCTGGCCGGGTAACCGACCAGAGCGAACCCGGGAACGTTGCCGTTGACCAGGGTACGACCGTCAACGTGGTGGTGGCTAAAGCACCACCGCCGCCGCCCACACCAACGCCAACACCCACTCCCACCCCGACCCGCACCGGCGACAGGGACAGGGACTGA